The following proteins are co-located in the Piscirickettsia litoralis genome:
- a CDS encoding metallophosphoesterase, translating into MPKICNDILSDSFESYRKKFNKKYRFKSIREKCHFRNKKPADSLDLSFNLGSVDRLDLVGCQGVSGHSGSIYNSGNIFSVFHNENNQSEVAYMLNEKRRRWRVHPDNFQIRSGYISPRYRDESVMAKTVTLLLGDNFYSDGLGYKKWFTTFNPGQSKHFAFNFSRLPYGRSFAILGNHDWGLWGRGGSHDLKYKLKLAHNQVDVCYSNEKQTIDWNMPYRYYHFTTGFADYYCIDSTSFPDDEKQQEWLKAVFCRKDKDGNKWQILVSHHPLVSLGKRNLRNPKSLGDRYKYTKYFTPTVSKSGVEGPHNKYLYALLESYSFDIILSAHDHFLAGYYLTNGAFQVISGGGGAKLEKIEWDHTRKLYSSLKFPVLIKEPEIYQSQHGYITMYVYSNKIDLHYYWLYNGYKKVSVRKQR; encoded by the coding sequence ATGCCAAAAATATGTAATGATATTTTGAGTGATAGTTTTGAGAGCTATCGAAAAAAATTTAATAAGAAGTATAGATTTAAATCCATACGAGAAAAGTGCCATTTTAGAAACAAAAAGCCTGCAGATAGCCTTGACCTTAGTTTTAATTTAGGCTCTGTAGATAGGTTGGATTTAGTAGGGTGTCAAGGTGTTAGTGGCCATAGTGGGTCTATATATAACTCTGGAAATATTTTTAGTGTATTTCACAATGAAAACAATCAAAGTGAAGTTGCTTATATGTTGAATGAGAAGAGAAGACGTTGGCGTGTACATCCTGATAATTTTCAAATTCGCTCTGGCTATATAAGTCCCAGATATCGAGATGAATCAGTGATGGCGAAAACAGTAACATTGCTCCTAGGTGATAACTTTTACTCTGATGGGTTGGGCTATAAAAAGTGGTTTACAACATTTAACCCAGGACAATCAAAGCATTTTGCATTTAATTTTTCTAGGTTGCCTTATGGTAGGTCATTTGCGATATTAGGGAATCATGATTGGGGCTTATGGGGAAGGGGCGGTTCACATGACCTTAAATACAAATTAAAACTAGCGCATAATCAAGTAGATGTTTGTTACTCGAATGAGAAACAAACAATTGATTGGAATATGCCTTATCGTTATTATCACTTCACTACAGGTTTTGCAGATTATTACTGTATTGACTCAACCTCTTTTCCAGATGATGAAAAGCAACAGGAGTGGCTGAAAGCAGTTTTTTGTAGAAAAGATAAGGATGGCAATAAATGGCAGATACTTGTTTCTCACCACCCTTTAGTTTCTTTAGGTAAGAGAAATCTTCGTAATCCAAAAAGTTTGGGGGATCGCTATAAATATACAAAGTATTTTACCCCAACTGTCAGTAAAAGTGGTGTAGAGGGACCTCATAATAAATATTTATATGCTTTATTAGAGAGTTATAGTTTTGATATTATCCTTTCAGCTCATGATCATTTCTTAGCAGGATACTACCTCACTAATGGTGCGTTTCAAGTCATTTCTGGTGGAGGTGGCGCAAAATTAGAAAAAATTGAGTGGGATCATACAAGAAAGTTATATTCTAGTTTAAAATTTCCTGTTCTTATAAAAGAGCCTGAGATTTATCAATCTCAGCATGGTTATATAACGATGTATGTGTATAGCAATAAAATTGATTTGCATTATTATTGGCTCTATAACGGCTACAAAAAAGTATCTGTGAGGAAGCAAAGATAG
- a CDS encoding DotU family type IV/VI secretion system protein → MVILKRLIIFLGKTYGGDVAYLIAFALTVYLDEYVNLKVGYKEGEAWELVQREMFDLDTGGNYFYKALNHIVSNKYYPKIVYQVYYFILKDGFMGEMVNHNSNVARDYLIQLENKCEGNLADTNKTLLNFNTEGNIETKKSSILKILSNYKAVFICAFFLYLISTMIVYFN, encoded by the coding sequence TTGGTAATATTAAAGAGATTAATCATTTTTTTAGGTAAAACTTACGGCGGGGATGTTGCATATTTGATTGCTTTTGCATTGACGGTATATCTTGATGAATATGTTAACTTAAAGGTTGGTTATAAAGAGGGAGAGGCTTGGGAGTTGGTGCAGCGTGAAATGTTTGATTTAGATACTGGTGGTAATTATTTCTATAAAGCTTTGAATCATATTGTCAGTAATAAATATTACCCTAAGATTGTTTATCAAGTTTATTATTTTATTTTAAAAGATGGCTTTATGGGGGAGATGGTTAACCATAATAGTAATGTGGCAAGGGACTATTTAATTCAGCTAGAAAATAAGTGTGAAGGGAATTTGGCTGATACTAATAAAACCTTATTAAATTTTAATACAGAAGGTAATATAGAAACTAAGAAGAGTAGTATATTGAAAATACTCTCAAATTATAAGGCTGTTTTTATATGCGCATTTTTTCTGTACTTAATTTCAACAATGATTGTGTATTTTAATTAA
- a CDS encoding PAAR-like protein: MAFFDKIAGLFDFSLPNILAKLKSLLSKLTSVFDRFSMCGNISSILAKLIAAATGLVGVFANALSLDSITGALDKLKGMYDSLKNLDFMPDILKLHVDGLSQLKGIGDCFDGMKSFVTGNIDTALAKLQGLVAKALAAYQNILAMMQGFLPTMPSLDMGGLMSFLPGMTGIINAINEAIACLASSFAAFAGSVDGESLGIASGATVKCDKGLAEMPLNIIPLGKEYGPGKSMTVMLNVIPYLNIPSFGSCMSSSNPLAIANFGILPTTCIPLVTPFFPTAVLTKVLDIPVATDKSECYCIFSALSSKLTVADPGQDEMTVT, encoded by the coding sequence GTGGCATTTTTTGATAAAATAGCGGGTTTATTTGATTTTTCTTTGCCTAATATTTTAGCTAAATTAAAATCATTGCTGTCTAAATTAACAAGTGTTTTTGATAGATTTTCAATGTGCGGTAATATCTCATCGATTCTTGCTAAGTTAATAGCTGCGGCAACGGGCTTGGTTGGAGTTTTTGCAAATGCACTTTCTCTAGATAGCATTACCGGAGCACTTGATAAGCTAAAAGGGATGTATGACAGTTTAAAAAATCTTGATTTTATGCCAGATATATTGAAACTTCATGTTGATGGTTTATCTCAATTAAAAGGGATTGGTGATTGTTTTGATGGCATGAAATCTTTTGTGACCGGGAATATTGATACTGCTTTAGCAAAGCTGCAAGGCTTAGTGGCTAAGGCGCTAGCGGCCTATCAAAATATTTTAGCAATGATGCAAGGCTTTTTGCCGACAATGCCATCGCTTGATATGGGAGGGTTAATGAGCTTTTTGCCTGGTATGACAGGTATTATAAATGCAATTAATGAGGCTATAGCTTGTTTAGCATCAAGCTTTGCTGCATTTGCTGGTAGCGTTGACGGTGAGAGTTTAGGGATTGCCTCTGGTGCTACAGTCAAATGTGATAAGGGCCTTGCAGAAATGCCGCTAAATATTATTCCGTTAGGTAAAGAGTATGGGCCAGGAAAGTCTATGACGGTGATGCTTAATGTTATTCCCTATTTAAATATTCCAAGCTTCGGTTCATGCATGTCTTCATCTAACCCATTAGCGATTGCTAATTTCGGCATCTTACCGACCACATGTATTCCGCTAGTGACTCCTTTTTTTCCTACGGCGGTATTAACTAAAGTATTAGACATTCCTGTGGCTACAGATAAAAGTGAATGTTACTGCATATTTAGCGCATTAAGCTCTAAGCTCACAGTGGCAGATCCTGGGCAAGATGAGATGACGGTAACTTAA
- a CDS encoding type VI secretion system protein IglI family protein yields MNELITKHIYDLDYDLALGLIQAEVVNEGGVSLQMLSYLTVCQYVVEGCISANIVKLNDYIQGEDFNNSKTKKNERSLNWIFETINDHIADNGLVLCEDIEPILDSLAEFKKCSPESFNIRAGVNRLVKTLNGEINRKLNTVNNEEKITDDKSETHDSHDGQYSVKSSKLELLFQRIKLCMELCNQERIFEAALFYKNIQEEVKNFDPISYFPEVFIPFYQNLSKSYVKIHGFIDKHQETLEWHIAEQMYKASPEGLVSGGEVFQSDALVAMNEITDFVREHKSILPNAGVIEAGGFSKLNSDMDDKLNSELNGNYNNKLDEKDNIDHDDINDNYENEDNHINDQEENCLNEIADEYDFDIEFDE; encoded by the coding sequence ATGAACGAGTTAATAACTAAGCATATTTATGACCTTGACTATGACTTAGCGCTGGGTTTAATCCAAGCTGAGGTGGTGAACGAAGGTGGTGTTAGTTTACAGATGCTTTCTTACCTTACTGTTTGTCAGTATGTTGTTGAAGGGTGCATTTCTGCGAATATTGTTAAGCTAAATGATTATATTCAAGGTGAAGATTTTAATAATAGTAAGACTAAAAAAAATGAGCGCAGTCTTAATTGGATTTTTGAAACTATTAATGATCATATCGCGGATAATGGCTTAGTATTGTGTGAGGATATTGAGCCTATTCTAGATAGCTTAGCTGAATTTAAAAAGTGCAGTCCAGAGAGTTTTAATATTCGTGCTGGGGTTAATCGGCTGGTGAAAACACTTAATGGAGAAATTAATAGGAAGCTTAATACGGTTAATAACGAAGAAAAAATAACGGATGATAAGAGCGAGACACATGATAGCCATGATGGTCAATACAGTGTGAAGTCTTCAAAACTTGAATTATTGTTCCAGCGTATAAAGTTATGTATGGAATTATGTAATCAAGAGCGCATATTTGAAGCAGCATTGTTTTATAAGAATATCCAAGAAGAAGTTAAAAATTTTGACCCTATCAGTTATTTTCCTGAAGTTTTTATTCCCTTTTATCAGAACTTGTCGAAGTCTTATGTGAAAATACATGGCTTTATCGATAAGCATCAAGAAACTTTGGAGTGGCATATTGCCGAACAGATGTATAAAGCGAGCCCTGAAGGGCTTGTCTCTGGCGGTGAGGTTTTTCAAAGTGATGCTTTAGTTGCTATGAATGAGATAACAGACTTTGTGCGAGAACATAAGTCTATTTTGCCTAATGCAGGAGTGATTGAAGCTGGAGGATTTTCTAAGTTAAATTCTGATATGGACGATAAATTAAATAGCGAATTAAATGGAAATTATAATAATAAGCTAGATGAAAAAGATAATATTGACCATGACGATATAAATGATAATTATGAAAATGAAGATAATCATATCAATGATCAAGAAGAAAATTGCTTGAATGAGATTGCAGATGAGTACGATTTTGATATAGAGTTTGATGAATAA
- the tssK gene encoding type VI secretion system baseplate subunit TssK: MLRPKWYNDQYLFPEHFECLTDYLLSQSKHGNSSMGVPCHGLINIAWNESELRSGLLKLLKLSFITYDGQYIDIDKNAKTNSLDLNNIEKDRVNVYINLINYEDIEQETQNGNIILLKNIIVLSTEIVPSSAFTMKIFDIDKKVDGSYKINDHFIAPSLSIATQCFHQVDTIVKRLIDELTLYSRKAEVAALKEYKVIINKAITKLKFIMINSRSSIQYHPFYLFEAIVNIYSILVNSYELNCDGLVYSHDNFSINFNKLINLIFISLSKKLNTYKHIEFYQDNNIIYSDQVDIHEGSEIVVILKEITAKSVKICSPSRINTVTSMSLSGVALTEKPEYCGLFGERSGYKAFTLNKDYEFQCIKSEKNYHCLIMILIKAMI; the protein is encoded by the coding sequence ATGCTAAGACCAAAGTGGTATAATGATCAGTATTTATTTCCAGAGCATTTTGAGTGCTTGACTGATTATTTATTATCACAGTCAAAACATGGGAATTCCTCCATGGGAGTTCCCTGTCATGGTCTTATTAATATTGCCTGGAATGAGTCAGAGTTACGATCAGGGCTATTAAAGTTACTAAAACTTAGTTTTATTACCTATGATGGTCAATATATAGATATTGATAAAAATGCTAAAACTAATTCACTAGACTTAAATAATATCGAAAAAGATAGAGTCAATGTTTATATTAACCTTATTAACTATGAAGATATAGAGCAGGAGACTCAAAACGGTAATATTATCTTACTCAAGAATATAATTGTTTTGTCAACTGAAATTGTTCCATCATCTGCATTTACAATGAAAATTTTCGATATCGATAAGAAAGTTGATGGCAGCTACAAGATAAATGATCATTTTATTGCACCCTCTTTATCAATCGCTACACAGTGTTTTCATCAGGTTGATACTATAGTTAAGCGCTTGATTGATGAGCTGACTCTTTATTCTAGAAAGGCAGAAGTCGCTGCACTAAAAGAGTATAAGGTTATTATTAATAAAGCAATTACTAAATTGAAATTTATAATGATTAACTCTAGAAGTTCTATTCAGTATCACCCATTTTATCTCTTTGAAGCTATTGTTAATATTTACTCTATTCTTGTTAATTCTTATGAGCTAAATTGTGATGGATTAGTTTATAGTCATGATAACTTTTCTATTAACTTTAATAAATTAATTAACTTAATATTTATTTCTTTGTCGAAAAAATTAAATACCTATAAGCACATAGAGTTCTATCAAGATAATAATATAATTTATTCAGACCAGGTTGATATACACGAAGGCTCAGAAATCGTTGTTATTTTAAAGGAAATTACTGCTAAGAGTGTGAAAATTTGCTCACCATCAAGAATTAATACTGTGACATCAATGTCTCTTTCTGGAGTTGCTCTGACAGAGAAACCAGAATATTGCGGTTTATTCGGCGAAAGGTCAGGATATAAGGCATTTACTTTAAATAAAGATTATGAATTCCAGTGTATAAAATCAGAAAAAAATTATCATTGCTTAATTATGATATTAATCAAGGCAATGATTTAG
- the tssC gene encoding type VI secretion system contractile sheath large subunit has protein sequence MEAEVKENQVTVNTIFNTLSLNESLYKDESLQDDELFNIVGKNYSDEERLVASLCLLIANSENLESFNKGLIQSILDKIDYLINDQVNEVISHSNFKNLESIWTSINDLVKDTNFKANIKIDLLDVTKDELEDDFDCNSIDITGADLFKKVYVSEYDQYGGEPYGSLIGLYEFNRTPEDIAWLSAMGKIATVAHAPFVSSASPQLFDCNSVEELSLVTDLEGLTSHPKFGAWNKFRKTEQATYIGLTLPRYLLRVPYDPLINPAGRSLKTFSEKMNYFDDNEYLWGNSAILFAKNLTRAFEVNGWCQQIRGPKGGGLIEGLATPTFNVRGKEEIKVPVEFMIPDYRELEFANAGFMPLIYEKGTSNACFFSTQSLKYIEEFEDPYDSENSQMIANLAYTYSICRIAHYIRVMMRADIGTTAGADYIQQKLEGWIGNYVTVISNPDDRTISYFPFKKAQINVSKIKGKAGWYNCNITVLPHIQFEGMNVELKIDTRLDS, from the coding sequence ATGGAAGCAGAAGTAAAAGAAAACCAAGTTACAGTTAATACAATATTTAATACTTTAAGTTTAAACGAGAGTCTTTATAAAGATGAGTCGCTCCAAGATGATGAGTTATTTAATATTGTAGGCAAGAACTACTCTGATGAAGAAAGGTTAGTTGCCAGCTTGTGTTTATTGATTGCTAATAGTGAGAACTTAGAAAGTTTTAATAAAGGGCTTATTCAAAGTATCTTAGATAAGATAGATTATCTTATTAATGATCAAGTTAATGAAGTTATCTCGCACAGTAATTTTAAAAATTTAGAGTCAATATGGACCTCGATTAATGATCTAGTAAAAGATACAAATTTTAAAGCTAATATTAAAATTGATCTTTTAGATGTGACTAAAGATGAGCTAGAAGACGATTTTGATTGTAATAGCATTGATATAACCGGTGCTGATTTATTCAAAAAAGTGTATGTAAGTGAATATGATCAATACGGTGGTGAACCCTATGGTTCTTTGATTGGTTTATATGAGTTTAACCGCACTCCTGAAGATATTGCATGGCTTTCAGCAATGGGAAAAATTGCAACAGTTGCTCATGCACCATTTGTGAGTAGTGCCTCTCCTCAACTATTTGACTGTAATTCTGTTGAAGAATTATCATTAGTGACTGACTTAGAAGGTCTGACTTCACACCCTAAGTTTGGCGCATGGAATAAGTTTAGAAAAACCGAGCAGGCAACATATATTGGTTTAACTCTGCCAAGATACTTATTAAGAGTCCCTTATGATCCTTTGATTAATCCCGCAGGACGCTCCTTAAAAACATTTTCTGAAAAAATGAATTATTTTGACGACAATGAATACTTATGGGGTAATTCTGCAATTCTTTTCGCCAAAAACTTAACCAGAGCATTTGAAGTTAATGGCTGGTGCCAACAAATTCGTGGACCTAAAGGGGGAGGATTAATTGAAGGTTTAGCAACGCCAACCTTTAATGTGCGTGGTAAAGAAGAAATCAAAGTCCCGGTAGAGTTTATGATTCCTGATTATCGTGAACTTGAGTTTGCTAATGCTGGATTTATGCCTTTGATCTATGAAAAGGGCACATCAAATGCCTGCTTTTTTAGTACACAATCTTTGAAATATATTGAAGAGTTTGAAGATCCATATGACTCAGAAAACTCACAAATGATAGCGAATTTGGCTTACACATACTCGATTTGTCGAATTGCTCATTACATAAGAGTTATGATGCGAGCGGATATTGGTACAACTGCAGGCGCTGATTATATTCAACAAAAACTAGAGGGGTGGATCGGTAACTATGTAACTGTAATTTCGAATCCAGATGACAGAACAATCTCGTACTTTCCATTTAAAAAAGCACAAATTAATGTCTCAAAAATAAAAGGGAAAGCAGGCTGGTATAATTGCAATATCACTGTATTACCACATATCCAGTTTGAAGGGATGAATGTGGAACTCAAAATTGATACACGTTTAGATAGCTAA
- the tssB gene encoding type VI secretion system contractile sheath small subunit: MAIIDQVPKSRIKIHYKTEVNGKKKEKELPFKMLVMGDLSLGTSKDRQIDLEEREIREVSENVSLDALMGDMGMSLNLDVDNKINPSKQATLNVNLPINSMKAFKPESIAQKIPEIQSLLLMKNMVKELEAYVDNNKKFRGTILELMKDKEALENFKKSLPNLENFKV; the protein is encoded by the coding sequence GTGGCTATTATCGACCAAGTGCCAAAATCTAGAATAAAAATTCATTACAAAACAGAGGTGAATGGAAAGAAAAAGGAAAAGGAATTACCCTTTAAAATGTTGGTTATGGGGGATTTATCGTTAGGAACCTCAAAAGATCGCCAGATTGACCTTGAGGAAAGAGAAATTCGTGAGGTTAGTGAAAATGTCTCCCTTGATGCCTTAATGGGTGATATGGGGATGTCCCTTAATTTAGACGTTGATAATAAAATTAACCCAAGTAAACAAGCAACGCTTAATGTTAATTTACCAATTAATTCAATGAAAGCATTTAAGCCAGAATCTATTGCACAAAAAATACCAGAGATTCAGTCTCTATTGTTGATGAAAAACATGGTAAAGGAGCTGGAGGCATATGTTGATAATAATAAAAAATTTCGCGGAACCATTCTTGAGTTAATGAAAGATAAAGAAGCACTTGAAAACTTTAAAAAATCACTTCCTAATTTAGAAAACTTCAAAGTATAG